The Sediminitomix flava genome includes a window with the following:
- a CDS encoding diacylglycerol/lipid kinase family protein: MELLIILNPISGGYDKVEFQHTLHDILENEKISHQIYLTTGDKSDQSNLQSIILKELPKKLVAIGGDGTISFCIQIALKHQLPLGIIPFGSANGMAAELGLNTDPFLALYDIIKDNKRQSFDLLLFNGEYYGWHIADIGLNAQIVKDFHFDPNRGITAYIKQFFEKLTNAEVLSYQVEVDGKIHHLEGYMLAFANARKYGTGIHLNPLGNPSDGVFEICNVNTISFTSLAAAGISYLIPEIGLKYLDVISCKKAVIKTQKPTLLQIDGEVIGEFTTIEVEVIAQAIEVILPSTINVEQDSYKSIMSKNLFPFSNNIFASL, translated from the coding sequence ATGGAACTACTAATCATTCTTAACCCAATCTCTGGTGGTTATGATAAAGTTGAATTTCAACATACGCTCCATGATATATTAGAAAATGAAAAGATTTCACATCAAATATACCTAACCACCGGAGATAAAAGTGACCAGAGTAATCTTCAATCTATCATTTTAAAAGAGTTACCTAAGAAATTGGTAGCGATTGGAGGTGATGGTACAATTTCATTTTGTATTCAAATAGCATTGAAGCACCAATTGCCATTAGGTATTATTCCATTTGGTTCAGCAAATGGAATGGCTGCAGAACTTGGCTTGAATACTGACCCTTTTCTTGCTTTATATGACATTATAAAAGACAACAAACGTCAGAGTTTCGATTTACTTCTGTTCAACGGAGAGTATTACGGTTGGCACATAGCAGATATTGGCTTAAACGCACAAATTGTAAAGGACTTTCATTTTGACCCAAACAGAGGAATTACTGCATACATAAAACAATTTTTTGAGAAACTAACCAACGCTGAAGTTTTAAGCTATCAAGTAGAAGTAGATGGTAAAATTCATCATTTGGAAGGTTATATGTTAGCCTTTGCAAATGCTAGAAAGTATGGGACAGGAATTCATTTAAATCCACTAGGAAACCCTTCTGATGGTGTTTTCGAGATTTGTAACGTGAATACAATTTCTTTCACCTCTCTGGCTGCAGCAGGAATATCCTATTTAATCCCTGAAATTGGATTAAAATACTTGGATGTTATTTCTTGCAAAAAAGCAGTAATAAAAACACAAAAACCTACATTGTTACAAATTGACGGAGAAGTCATAGGTGAATTCACAACGATTGAAGTAGAAGTTATAGCACAGGCTATAGAAGTAATTCTCCCATCAACAATTAATGTTGAACAAGACAGCTACAAATCAATAATGAGTAAAAATTTATTCCCATTTTCAAACAACATTTTTGCTAGTTTATGA
- a CDS encoding GlgC family sugar phosphate nucleotidyltransferase, with protein MKLIFPVTTEDQLDRLLFNFLDQSIFVHQVERLKNAIDSFIDRIVLVLAEDLQTENNPFKKIEEEIEKILPTIEFDIIYSNYQLDSLMLSELSDTLIEGSILICNPATIIKPDDFKVERVKEFQLFIYSSLASINTGSFVRMNDFGEIVEFPSIQENDQIQKIDTSTYYFKDGVSLKKNLKSFLETHSEETFKNYIQTKVLNKILVPFISEIESFYSIDLEAQKFFDLQAEYISSEYGGHEVKQNVNIKHSVLIEPVFIEEGCVIENSVIGPNVCVGKDVTIKNSVISNSLIKQGLYQENVNIDLMFIGNDMTCVLSRAQSATKS; from the coding sequence ATGAAATTAATTTTCCCTGTAACAACAGAAGACCAATTAGATCGACTTTTATTTAACTTTTTAGATCAATCAATTTTTGTACATCAAGTAGAAAGACTTAAAAATGCGATAGACTCCTTTATTGATAGAATAGTTTTGGTATTGGCGGAGGATTTGCAGACTGAAAACAACCCTTTTAAGAAGATAGAAGAGGAAATAGAAAAAATCTTACCTACTATCGAATTTGACATAATCTATTCCAATTATCAGTTAGATTCTTTAATGCTTTCTGAACTGTCAGATACTCTTATTGAAGGAAGTATTCTGATTTGTAATCCTGCGACCATTATTAAACCTGATGATTTTAAGGTCGAAAGGGTTAAAGAGTTTCAGCTCTTCATCTACTCAAGTCTAGCTTCTATAAATACAGGTTCATTTGTCAGAATGAATGACTTTGGAGAGATAGTTGAATTTCCTTCAATCCAAGAGAATGATCAAATTCAAAAAATAGATACAAGTACTTACTATTTTAAAGATGGTGTCTCATTAAAGAAAAATTTAAAATCTTTTTTGGAGACTCATTCAGAAGAGACATTTAAAAATTATATTCAGACTAAAGTTCTAAATAAAATTTTAGTTCCTTTTATCTCAGAAATAGAATCTTTTTATTCAATTGATTTAGAAGCACAAAAGTTTTTTGACTTACAGGCTGAGTATATTAGCTCTGAATACGGAGGACATGAGGTGAAGCAGAATGTAAATATAAAACACAGTGTATTGATAGAGCCTGTATTTATTGAAGAAGGATGTGTAATTGAAAATTCTGTTATTGGTCCTAATGTTTGTGTTGGGAAAGATGTCACGATAAAAAACTCTGTGATTAGTAATTCGTTGATAAAACAAGGATTGTATCAAGAAAATGTAAATATTGATTTAATGTTTATTGGAAATGATATGACTTGTGTTTTATCTAGAGCACAATCAGCTACAAAATCTTAG
- a CDS encoding tetratricopeptide repeat protein, with protein MKIYMYKGLSKGIGLLLILCCISFLLPESVIGQRRKKDKNVAKLGQNSLESEAVFIDAMGFYLLEDYKKALELFQKCDEMNWSAAATKYQIAMCYANLSNFESALAYSQKAVQLNPENKYYYLLLADVLKQRGDFLSASEVYAKAASKFQDGQELFYELADCYINIQQYQKAIAVYQDMEEKFGIDELLIKQKQRLYIGLDDLDAALMEGQKLIDAYPSIGEFKLAQIELYLRNKQTDKAKELIDIYLAEHADDGRARYLLAKIHRSRGEEKEYFEALKLSFQSSDLIESEKEAVLTSYLKTSYNEEQKEMGKELAQIAVETHPESGNLRAILGDFLLTDELYRDARTQYIESVANAPDNFKVWQQIIQIDWELNEVDSVIYHSEEAIEIFPNQVIFHFHNGSANNMNKNYDEAAESLEYAKVLAVDPQLQLQINSQLGDIYNFQKEYQKSDKAYEEALKYDPYNAYVLNNYSYFLSLRKERLDKAEEMSSRLVELEPENPTYLDTYGWVLYAKGKYEEALKVLEKVAPGSDNAEVVEHYGDVLYRVGRKDDALKQWKIALSLEGEHGDSLKKKIEEKKLIE; from the coding sequence ATGAAAATATATATGTATAAGGGTTTGTCTAAGGGGATTGGTTTATTATTAATACTTTGTTGTATTTCTTTTTTATTGCCTGAATCAGTTATAGGACAGCGTAGAAAAAAAGACAAGAATGTTGCAAAACTAGGTCAGAATAGCTTAGAAAGTGAAGCTGTATTTATTGATGCAATGGGTTTCTATCTTCTTGAGGATTATAAAAAAGCTTTAGAACTCTTTCAGAAGTGTGATGAAATGAATTGGAGTGCTGCAGCTACAAAGTATCAGATAGCGATGTGTTATGCGAACTTAAGTAATTTTGAGTCGGCATTAGCATATTCTCAAAAAGCGGTTCAATTAAATCCTGAGAATAAATATTACTATTTATTACTAGCAGATGTACTTAAGCAAAGAGGTGATTTTTTAAGTGCCTCTGAAGTTTACGCTAAAGCAGCTTCTAAATTTCAAGATGGCCAAGAGTTATTTTATGAATTGGCAGACTGTTATATAAACATTCAGCAGTACCAAAAAGCCATAGCTGTTTATCAAGATATGGAAGAAAAGTTTGGTATTGATGAATTATTGATAAAACAAAAGCAACGCCTTTATATTGGTTTGGATGATTTGGATGCCGCATTGATGGAAGGACAAAAGCTTATTGACGCTTATCCATCAATTGGTGAATTCAAATTAGCTCAGATTGAATTATACTTAAGAAATAAACAAACTGATAAGGCTAAAGAACTAATTGATATTTATCTAGCAGAACATGCAGATGATGGTAGAGCTAGATATTTGTTAGCTAAAATTCATAGAAGTAGAGGAGAGGAGAAAGAATATTTTGAGGCCTTAAAGTTGTCTTTCCAAAGCTCGGATTTAATTGAAAGTGAAAAAGAGGCTGTACTTACTTCATATCTTAAAACTTCATACAATGAAGAGCAAAAAGAAATGGGGAAAGAGTTAGCTCAAATAGCAGTTGAAACACATCCTGAATCAGGAAATTTAAGAGCTATATTAGGTGATTTTCTTCTAACAGATGAACTATACAGAGATGCGAGAACACAGTATATTGAATCTGTGGCTAATGCTCCAGATAACTTTAAAGTTTGGCAACAAATTATTCAAATTGACTGGGAATTAAATGAAGTGGATTCTGTAATCTATCATTCTGAAGAAGCGATTGAAATTTTCCCAAATCAGGTGATCTTTCATTTTCATAATGGTTCTGCAAATAACATGAACAAAAATTATGATGAAGCTGCAGAGTCACTTGAATATGCTAAAGTATTGGCTGTTGACCCTCAGCTTCAACTTCAAATAAATTCTCAGCTAGGAGATATTTATAACTTTCAAAAGGAATATCAAAAGTCTGATAAGGCTTATGAAGAAGCTTTAAAGTATGATCCATATAATGCTTATGTACTGAACAACTATAGTTATTTCTTGTCACTGAGAAAAGAAAGGCTAGATAAAGCTGAAGAGATGTCTTCTAGGTTAGTTGAGCTAGAACCTGAAAATCCTACTTATTTAGATACTTATGGATGGGTTCTTTATGCTAAAGGCAAATATGAAGAGGCATTAAAGGTTTTAGAGAAAGTAGCTCCTGGATCAGACAATGCTGAAGTAGTTGAGCATTATGGAGATGTACTTTACCGTGTGGGAAGAAAAGATGATGCCTTAAAGCAATGGAAAATTGCTTTAAGTTTAGAAGGAGAACATGGAGATAGTCTCAAGAAAAAAATAGAAGAAAAGAAATTAATTGAATAG